One Sporocytophaga myxococcoides DNA segment encodes these proteins:
- the kynU gene encoding kynureninase gives MRNLKFSTDKKFAKSLDLKDPLKDFKKQFLIPGKGKNSQIYFCGNSLGLQPVTAKKYIETELKDWAELAVEGHFKGTNPWADYHKLFRKPLAALCGALPEEVVAMNSLTANLHLLLVSFYWPRERRVKILTEAGSFSSDIYALTSQIEIRGFDPAECLVEVGPREGEFAIRDEDIISKIEELGDELALVMMSGVNYYTGQAFDMEAIAEAAHNAGAYVGFDLAHAIGNIPLNLHEWQVDFATWCSYKYLNAGPGATAGLFVHSENFHLPRFAGWWGNDEKERFLMKPEYEPSIGAEGWQLSNAPVLPMAVLKASLDIFQKAGLKKIFKKSEQLTAYLEYLIKIKCTPAQKEKPYKIRIITPTEPSRRGAQLSIYFEKGDGKRLVQQFAKEGIILDWRSPNVLRVSPAPLYNSFTEVYTFVEKFAEFCEYIN, from the coding sequence ATGAGAAATTTGAAATTTTCCACGGATAAAAAATTTGCAAAAAGTCTGGATTTAAAAGATCCTCTGAAAGATTTTAAAAAGCAGTTTTTAATTCCTGGAAAAGGTAAAAACAGCCAGATTTACTTTTGTGGTAACTCTCTTGGACTACAGCCTGTGACGGCAAAGAAATATATTGAAACAGAACTTAAAGACTGGGCAGAACTGGCGGTTGAGGGGCATTTCAAAGGGACTAATCCATGGGCGGATTATCACAAGCTTTTCAGAAAGCCGCTGGCTGCGCTTTGTGGAGCCTTACCGGAAGAGGTAGTTGCAATGAACAGTCTAACAGCGAATCTGCACCTGCTGCTTGTAAGTTTTTATTGGCCACGTGAGAGGAGGGTTAAAATTCTTACAGAAGCAGGAAGCTTTTCTTCTGACATCTATGCGCTAACTTCACAGATTGAGATCAGAGGTTTTGATCCGGCAGAGTGTCTGGTAGAAGTTGGTCCACGAGAAGGCGAATTTGCTATTCGTGACGAAGATATTATTAGCAAAATTGAGGAATTGGGAGATGAGCTTGCATTGGTAATGATGAGCGGTGTTAATTACTACACAGGTCAGGCATTTGATATGGAAGCAATTGCTGAAGCAGCTCATAATGCAGGAGCCTATGTTGGTTTTGATCTTGCACATGCCATTGGCAATATTCCTTTAAACCTTCATGAGTGGCAGGTGGATTTTGCTACCTGGTGTTCTTATAAATATCTGAATGCTGGTCCGGGGGCTACAGCCGGATTGTTTGTGCACAGTGAGAATTTTCACTTGCCGAGATTTGCCGGATGGTGGGGAAATGATGAAAAGGAAAGGTTTCTAATGAAACCGGAGTATGAACCCTCTATAGGCGCGGAAGGCTGGCAGTTGAGTAATGCTCCAGTTTTGCCGATGGCGGTTTTGAAAGCCTCATTGGATATTTTTCAAAAAGCTGGATTGAAGAAAATTTTTAAAAAAAGCGAACAGCTGACTGCCTATCTGGAGTATCTGATAAAAATAAAATGTACTCCGGCTCAGAAGGAAAAGCCTTACAAAATCAGAATTATAACACCGACAGAGCCATCTAGAAGAGGAGCTCAGCTTTCCATCTATTTTGAAAAAGGAGATGGTAAAAGGCTGGTTCAGCAGTTTGCCAAAGAAGGAATCATACTTGACTGGAGATCCCCCAATGTGCTCAGGGTTTCACCAGCTCCGCTATACAATTCATTTACAGAGGTCTATACCTTTGTTGAGAAGTTTGCCGAATTCTGCGAGTATATAAATTAA
- a CDS encoding NADAR family protein produces the protein MTYSIQHLIDRINNGERLKYIYFWGHQPAKDGAITNSCFSQWWIADFRVDGIIYKTAEHWMMAKKAELFGDKELHEKIIHAKSQGEAKDLGRRISEFNQENWEASRFEIVVEGNYHKFSQHLELKDFLLKTQDRILVEASPVDNIWGVGLAKDNARIENPEEWNGLNLLGFALMEVRDKLNKE, from the coding sequence ATGACCTACTCAATACAACACCTAATAGATAGAATCAACAATGGCGAAAGGCTGAAGTATATTTATTTCTGGGGGCATCAGCCTGCTAAGGACGGAGCTATAACCAACTCATGTTTCAGTCAATGGTGGATTGCGGATTTTAGAGTTGATGGCATTATCTATAAGACTGCCGAACACTGGATGATGGCTAAGAAGGCTGAATTATTTGGTGACAAGGAACTGCATGAGAAGATCATACATGCCAAATCTCAAGGAGAAGCAAAAGATCTGGGTCGCAGGATATCAGAGTTTAATCAGGAAAACTGGGAAGCATCCCGCTTTGAAATTGTAGTGGAAGGGAATTATCATAAGTTTTCCCAACATCTGGAATTGAAAGACTTTTTGCTGAAGACGCAAGATAGAATTTTGGTTGAAGCAAGTCCGGTCGACAACATTTGGGGTGTTGGATTAGCAAAGGATAACGCGCGGATAGAGAATCCGGAAGAGTGGAATGGCTTGAATTTGTTAGGATTTGCGCTGATGGAGGTGAGAGACAAATTGAATAAAGAATAA
- a CDS encoding ArnT family glycosyltransferase: protein MLEKTESNKLLVALICILAVPALLINLDIMPTLGDEATRALVALEFILRKNYIFSTINGEPYYNKPPLYNWLLVLLFNTSGRADEWILRLPAVISLLAFCLAIYFTMKKHVTTKIAILTAFAFLTFGRMLFYDSMLGHIDILFSLILYLAIYSIFYFIVKERYFLLFPTAYFLTSLAFLMKGLPAIVFLGLSLCVTFFSFRKLKGLFHPAHFVGIFLFLLIIGGYFLIYNTYNSSDDFLKTLWSESSKRTAFENNWKSSLSFLFIFPFEYLFHLMPWSLLIVTCFRKDFFNIAKNNSFIIFCLIILAINIPVYWISPETRPRYLFLLFPFIFVILIYFYFKEGAERQKLITSILLSVAFIVFVLMACFPFLVEIHAQISYKYLKASVLLILLASTAFLFFKSGRKNLFYLPLALLIARIGFDLFVLPERATVSPEVKWKKDAIASAKISNDLPLYIYKYSFMKHNLSYYYTIQKNKMLVRDFVGKKKNVYYIMETFYFHEQPFKKLFEFQYDGRQYFIVKSE, encoded by the coding sequence ATGTTGGAAAAAACGGAAAGCAACAAACTACTTGTCGCTCTCATTTGCATTCTGGCAGTTCCTGCTCTGCTGATCAATCTGGATATCATGCCTACCCTTGGAGACGAAGCAACAAGGGCGCTGGTAGCTCTTGAATTTATACTCCGTAAAAACTATATATTTTCTACAATTAATGGTGAGCCTTATTATAATAAACCTCCTCTGTACAATTGGTTGTTGGTTTTACTTTTTAACACCTCTGGTCGTGCTGATGAATGGATACTTAGGTTACCTGCAGTAATCTCACTCCTGGCATTTTGCCTTGCAATTTATTTTACAATGAAAAAGCATGTCACTACTAAAATTGCCATACTAACTGCATTTGCCTTTTTAACATTCGGCAGGATGCTTTTTTATGATTCAATGCTTGGACATATAGATATTCTGTTTTCATTGATCCTATATCTTGCCATTTATTCCATATTCTATTTCATAGTTAAAGAACGATACTTCCTTTTATTTCCAACGGCTTACTTTCTTACCTCTCTCGCATTTCTGATGAAGGGACTTCCAGCCATAGTCTTTCTCGGGTTGTCATTATGTGTTACTTTTTTTTCTTTTAGAAAACTGAAAGGATTGTTTCATCCTGCACACTTTGTTGGCATATTCCTATTTCTGTTGATCATTGGAGGTTATTTTCTGATTTATAATACATACAATTCTTCTGATGATTTCCTTAAAACATTATGGAGTGAATCAAGCAAAAGAACAGCTTTTGAGAATAACTGGAAATCTTCCCTTTCCTTTTTGTTCATCTTCCCTTTCGAATACCTCTTTCATCTGATGCCCTGGTCATTACTTATTGTGACTTGTTTCAGAAAGGATTTCTTTAACATTGCCAAAAACAACTCATTCATCATTTTCTGTCTGATTATTCTTGCCATAAATATTCCTGTCTACTGGATTTCTCCGGAGACAAGGCCAAGGTATTTGTTCCTGCTTTTCCCATTCATCTTTGTGATACTAATTTACTTTTATTTTAAAGAAGGTGCGGAAAGACAAAAACTTATAACATCCATTTTGCTGTCGGTAGCTTTTATCGTGTTTGTCTTAATGGCATGCTTCCCATTTTTAGTGGAAATCCATGCTCAGATTTCTTATAAATACTTAAAGGCTTCAGTACTGCTTATTTTGCTGGCAAGTACAGCGTTTCTCTTTTTCAAAAGCGGTCGGAAAAATCTCTTCTACCTTCCTCTTGCTCTCCTTATTGCAAGAATAGGATTTGACCTTTTTGTATTACCGGAAAGGGCAACTGTTTCTCCAGAAGTAAAATGGAAGAAAGACGCTATTGCTTCAGCAAAGATTTCCAATGATCTTCCGTTGTATATTTACAAATACAGTTTTATGAAACACAATCTGTCTTATTACTATACCATTCAAAAAAACAAAATGCTGGTAAGAGACTTTGTGGGCAAAAAAAAGAATGTGTATTATATTATGGAAACTTTCTATTTTCATGAACAGCCATTTAAAAAACTGTTTGAATTTCAATATGATGGCAGACAATATTTTATAGTAAAAAGTGAGTAA
- a CDS encoding FAD-dependent oxidoreductase — protein sequence MMEEKKIVISGGGLVGSLLALLLGKAGYEVDVYEKRPDPLMTAPETGRSINLALSHRGIKALQAAGVEQETMNIAIPMKGRFIHHEDGTNSFQPYGEEGQVIYAVSRADLNKTLLNKAREAHNVKLFFNERCVKVNIEEFSIEFENKLDGTVKAREFSVLFGADGAFSQVRSSLLPTCRFNYSQEYLEYGYKELTIPSDAGAHRMEKNALHIWPREKFMLIALPNLDGTFTATLFLPFEGENSFESLKTDAQVETFFKSNFADAADLIPELKKQFAEHPTSALVTVKCYPWVYENRIALIGDAAHAIVPFYGQGMNAGFEDCRVLYDLVTKNWSLNSSLQEYQKLRKPAGDAVGQLALQNFIEMRDLVNDKKFLLRKKIEAIIHHKIPGYLPLYSMVTFSDLPYHEALEKGQKQERLMEEIMKIENIEALSEDKEVWEKIEEMVKREMGR from the coding sequence ATGATGGAGGAAAAAAAAATAGTTATATCCGGAGGAGGATTGGTAGGAAGTTTACTCGCATTGTTGTTAGGAAAGGCAGGTTATGAAGTGGATGTCTATGAAAAGCGGCCGGACCCGTTAATGACTGCTCCTGAAACTGGCAGATCCATAAATCTTGCGCTTAGCCACCGCGGAATCAAAGCATTGCAGGCAGCAGGGGTGGAACAGGAAACGATGAATATTGCCATTCCTATGAAAGGCAGATTCATACACCATGAAGATGGCACCAATTCTTTTCAGCCGTATGGAGAAGAAGGGCAGGTTATTTATGCCGTCTCCAGAGCCGATCTGAACAAAACTTTGCTGAATAAAGCAAGAGAAGCGCATAATGTAAAACTCTTTTTTAATGAAAGATGTGTTAAGGTAAACATTGAAGAGTTCAGTATTGAGTTTGAAAACAAACTGGATGGAACGGTTAAGGCTAGAGAGTTTTCAGTGCTGTTCGGAGCAGACGGTGCGTTTTCTCAGGTCAGGAGTTCTTTGTTGCCAACCTGCAGATTCAATTATTCTCAGGAATATCTGGAGTATGGATATAAAGAATTGACTATTCCCTCCGATGCAGGTGCACACAGAATGGAAAAGAATGCGCTGCACATCTGGCCAAGAGAGAAGTTCATGCTGATAGCGTTGCCGAATTTGGACGGGACATTCACCGCAACGCTGTTTCTTCCATTCGAAGGCGAAAATTCATTCGAATCCTTAAAGACTGATGCACAGGTAGAGACTTTTTTTAAAAGTAATTTTGCAGATGCCGCAGACCTTATACCAGAGTTAAAAAAGCAATTTGCCGAGCATCCGACTTCTGCATTAGTCACCGTGAAATGTTATCCATGGGTATATGAAAACCGCATCGCACTAATCGGAGATGCGGCACACGCGATTGTTCCGTTTTATGGACAAGGTATGAATGCAGGCTTTGAAGACTGTAGAGTGTTGTATGATCTTGTTACTAAAAACTGGAGCTTAAACTCAAGTCTTCAGGAATATCAGAAATTGAGAAAACCAGCAGGTGACGCAGTAGGACAACTGGCACTTCAGAATTTCATTGAGATGCGGGACCTGGTGAATGATAAGAAGTTTCTTCTGAGGAAAAAGATCGAAGCAATAATTCACCACAAGATACCGGGTTATCTTCCTCTTTACAGCATGGTCACTTTCAGCGATCTTCCGTATCATGAAGCTCTGGAGAAAGGGCAGAAGCAAGAAAGGTTGATGGAGGAGATTATGAAGATTGAAAATATAGAAGCATTGTCGGAGGACAAAGAAGTGTGGGAGAAGATAGAGGAGATGGTGAAGAGGGAAATGGGGAGGTGA
- a CDS encoding carbohydrate deacetylase: protein MDKRLIINADDFGWDAFATDGILELAKKRAISSTTVLATHVSSGDVRELIAIRNVSIGFHLNLIDGNPVSRHSLVKTLTDENGQFLSAQIIYKKFLLNTLSKAEIKTEVLNQIDRLAKMGVEISHADSHQHIHQYPVLGDFILKILNEAGIKKIRKLNTNRFSDKRRIILKVMSLYPHREIKNFISPQILLSDFSADKKADMEVFSKSLANAFDKYQTAEMMTHPGTTDKPGSYLKRKEEYEFLKSCEWKSFLEKNSVKLISFKELK, encoded by the coding sequence ATGGATAAACGGCTGATCATAAACGCGGACGACTTTGGGTGGGATGCTTTCGCAACAGATGGGATTCTGGAACTGGCAAAGAAACGAGCAATTTCCAGTACTACAGTTCTTGCTACTCATGTTTCTTCCGGAGATGTGAGGGAACTTATTGCAATAAGAAATGTCTCAATCGGTTTTCACCTAAACCTCATTGATGGCAATCCGGTATCCAGGCATTCTCTTGTAAAAACACTTACAGATGAAAACGGACAGTTTCTTTCCGCTCAGATCATTTATAAAAAATTCCTGCTGAACACATTGAGCAAAGCAGAAATTAAAACCGAAGTATTAAATCAGATAGATCGTTTGGCAAAAATGGGCGTTGAAATCTCTCATGCCGATAGCCATCAACACATACATCAGTACCCAGTATTAGGAGATTTTATTCTTAAAATCCTAAATGAAGCCGGGATAAAAAAAATTAGAAAACTCAATACAAATAGGTTCTCTGACAAAAGGAGAATAATCCTTAAAGTTATGAGTCTCTATCCTCACAGAGAAATCAAAAATTTTATCAGCCCACAGATTCTTCTTTCCGATTTCTCTGCTGATAAAAAAGCTGATATGGAAGTATTCTCAAAATCTTTAGCTAATGCCTTTGATAAGTACCAGACAGCAGAAATGATGACGCATCCTGGAACTACAGACAAGCCCGGTTCTTATCTGAAAAGAAAAGAAGAATATGAATTTTTAAAATCCTGTGAATGGAAATCTTTTCTCGAAAAAAATTCAGTCAAACTAATATCTTTTAAAGAGTTAAAATAA
- a CDS encoding lysylphosphatidylglycerol synthase transmembrane domain-containing protein, producing the protein MSKENTIKLLKLLLKISVSSVALYFVFRSVNIRDIFKIIKNSDYWILFPTVLLYLISKYITAIRFQLFLKVIDINIPDSLNFRLYLLGMYYNLLLPGGVGGDGYKVYYLHKLFKSPLKNLLSLSIIDRVSGMVAILLLGEICAVFLFYKHSVLFYLSLISLPITLAGYWGGLYLFYKNYLSVFNKTNIQSLSGQLLQVVCIILLLLLVNVKQDYLPYVFVFLVSSIVAAFPFTIGGIGARELTFLYGAEYLNLDMNASVTVSMLFYLITAFSSLCGIYFGIFPEKVNVEGRPN; encoded by the coding sequence GTGAGTAAAGAAAACACTATTAAATTATTAAAGCTCCTCTTAAAGATTTCGGTTTCTTCGGTTGCCTTATACTTTGTATTCAGATCCGTAAATATCAGGGATATTTTTAAGATTATTAAAAATTCTGATTACTGGATTCTTTTTCCCACCGTTCTCTTATACTTAATATCTAAGTACATTACAGCTATAAGGTTCCAGCTATTTCTGAAAGTCATAGATATCAATATTCCCGATTCATTAAATTTCAGGCTTTACCTGTTGGGCATGTATTACAATCTGCTACTTCCTGGTGGAGTGGGCGGTGATGGTTATAAAGTTTATTATTTACATAAGCTGTTTAAAAGTCCGTTAAAAAATCTGCTCTCCCTAAGTATTATTGACCGGGTAAGTGGAATGGTTGCTATTTTATTACTTGGAGAAATCTGTGCGGTTTTCCTGTTTTATAAACATTCTGTACTTTTTTATCTCTCTCTCATTTCTTTACCAATAACATTGGCAGGATATTGGGGAGGGCTTTACCTTTTCTACAAAAACTATCTGTCCGTATTTAATAAAACTAACATACAAAGTTTGAGCGGACAATTACTTCAGGTAGTATGTATAATACTCCTTCTTCTGTTGGTTAATGTAAAACAAGACTACCTTCCTTATGTGTTTGTCTTTCTGGTTTCCTCAATAGTGGCAGCATTTCCTTTTACCATTGGTGGAATAGGTGCAAGAGAGCTTACCTTTCTATATGGAGCAGAATATTTAAATCTGGACATGAACGCTTCTGTGACAGTTAGTATGCTCTTTTATCTGATCACCGCTTTCTCGTCTCTATGTGGTATTTACTTTGGAATTTTTCCTGAGAAGGTTAATGTGGAGGGAAGGCCAAACTAA
- a CDS encoding 3-hydroxyanthranilate 3,4-dioxygenase, with product MAVQRPFSFKKWIEENRHLLKPPVGNQQVYKGNDDFIVMVVGGPNSRKDYHFNEGEEFFYQLEGDINLKILEDGKPVDIPIREGEIFLLPGKVPHCPQRPANTVGLVMERYRKPGEKDGFIWVCEKCGNKLYEEYEYISDIVKQLPVIMERFYSSEELRTCKVCGTVMEPPVKPKA from the coding sequence ATGGCAGTTCAAAGACCATTCAGTTTTAAAAAGTGGATTGAAGAAAACAGGCATTTGCTGAAGCCACCGGTAGGAAACCAACAAGTATATAAAGGCAATGATGATTTTATAGTTATGGTTGTCGGTGGACCTAATTCAAGAAAGGATTATCATTTTAATGAAGGAGAGGAGTTTTTCTATCAGCTGGAAGGCGATATTAATCTTAAGATTCTTGAAGATGGGAAGCCGGTAGATATTCCAATCAGAGAAGGAGAAATTTTTCTTTTACCGGGAAAGGTGCCTCATTGCCCGCAAAGACCAGCCAATACAGTGGGACTTGTGATGGAACGCTACAGAAAACCAGGGGAAAAAGACGGCTTTATCTGGGTTTGTGAAAAATGCGGAAACAAGCTTTATGAAGAGTACGAATATATATCAGATATCGTAAAACAACTTCCTGTTATTATGGAAAGGTTTTACTCTTCAGAGGAGCTTAGAACCTGCAAAGTTTGTGGGACGGTAATGGAGCCTCCGGTTAAGCCTAAGGCTTAG
- a CDS encoding AraC family transcriptional regulator, producing MRVHNEILKILIINASHFGVDEAEIYKDTGLNAGILREADGMQDWIVGIKVWESILKRSNYRYISLNFGKRITFSVLGWISPLVSSSSDLLTSWKSIVNFFPLMGEMFEYKMLILPDDSVKVIYIPAAAWVEKSPVTSAMATEHAMSLTLAISGFLVGQKITPIKASFAYDVKPSERGRYLDIFENVSFGEKENSLHFSKGTSELKTVSGNQLTYEFLLKLCSEKLGSIQRTSGYYFKVKRILFNKESYYNLKIEEVAAMLNTSTRTLQRNLKEEGHTYQSILDEHFVESATTLLSKPGVQIQEVAFILGFESAQSFSRAMKKKTGKSPRSLKAEISKE from the coding sequence ATGCGTGTACATAATGAAATTTTAAAAATTCTAATCATCAATGCATCACATTTTGGAGTTGATGAGGCAGAGATTTATAAAGATACCGGTCTTAATGCAGGTATTTTGAGAGAAGCTGATGGCATGCAGGACTGGATTGTTGGTATAAAGGTATGGGAATCAATATTGAAAAGATCTAATTACAGATACATAAGTCTCAACTTTGGGAAGCGAATTACATTTTCAGTTCTTGGTTGGATTTCTCCACTGGTATCAAGCAGTTCAGATTTGCTTACGTCATGGAAAAGTATTGTAAATTTTTTTCCTCTTATGGGAGAAATGTTTGAGTACAAAATGCTCATCCTACCAGATGATTCTGTAAAAGTAATTTATATTCCTGCAGCAGCATGGGTGGAGAAAAGTCCTGTTACTTCGGCGATGGCAACAGAGCATGCAATGAGTCTTACGTTAGCAATTTCCGGGTTTTTAGTTGGTCAGAAAATTACGCCTATTAAAGCCAGCTTTGCATATGATGTAAAACCTTCGGAGAGGGGTCGTTATCTGGATATTTTTGAAAACGTTTCTTTTGGGGAAAAAGAAAACAGCCTCCATTTTTCAAAAGGGACATCGGAATTAAAAACGGTTTCAGGGAATCAGCTTACGTATGAGTTTTTGCTGAAGCTTTGTTCGGAAAAGCTTGGCAGTATTCAACGTACTTCCGGATATTATTTCAAAGTGAAACGAATCCTTTTTAATAAGGAAAGTTATTACAATCTGAAAATTGAGGAGGTGGCGGCAATGCTCAATACAAGCACACGGACCTTGCAAAGAAATCTTAAGGAAGAAGGCCATACCTACCAGAGTATTTTAGACGAACATTTTGTGGAAAGCGCCACAACCTTATTGTCAAAACCTGGAGTGCAGATTCAGGAAGTAGCATTTATACTTGGTTTTGAAAGCGCCCAGAGTTTCAGCAGGGCAATGAAGAAAAAGACAGGTAAAAGTCCGAGGTCATTGAAGGCGGAAATAAGTAAGGAGTAA
- a CDS encoding glycosyltransferase family 2 protein → MAKYFVSVVVPLFNEEENVFELVHEIVSVMNATNYSYQILLVNDGSRDYTWTKIQALAKEFKQIEAINLAGNYGQTMALRAGFEQASGEIIVAMDGDLQHDPQYIPVFIEEMQKGNYDMVGGAKIRRPESAIKNFLAETGHKMIKSISGVNLRYFGATFKAYRSYLLQGSNMLGDSHRFLGAIVARKGTRYTELPIEIRERKRGKSNYKISKVFLVILDLLFLKFFISYINKPFRIFGLIGLINFLIGITLTTGFTVGSLFFQLNIKEHYLAEFLFSVFLMLIGTMFLSIGIIAEIGVYNYFQKSFSPPYKVREVITDEKIIIPLKLENQSSGQLMNG, encoded by the coding sequence ATGGCTAAATATTTCGTGTCTGTTGTTGTTCCGCTTTTCAACGAAGAAGAAAATGTGTTCGAGCTTGTACATGAAATTGTATCGGTGATGAACGCTACTAATTACAGTTATCAGATATTACTGGTAAATGACGGAAGCAGAGACTATACATGGACTAAAATACAGGCTCTTGCAAAAGAGTTTAAACAGATAGAAGCAATAAACCTTGCAGGAAACTATGGTCAGACAATGGCTCTGAGAGCAGGATTTGAACAGGCATCGGGAGAAATCATTGTCGCCATGGATGGGGACTTACAGCATGATCCTCAGTACATTCCTGTATTTATTGAGGAAATGCAAAAAGGAAACTACGATATGGTTGGTGGTGCAAAAATCAGAAGACCTGAGTCTGCTATCAAAAACTTCCTGGCTGAGACAGGACATAAAATGATAAAAAGCATTTCCGGTGTAAATCTCAGATATTTCGGCGCCACCTTTAAGGCCTATAGAAGTTATTTGTTGCAAGGCAGTAATATGCTGGGGGATAGTCATAGATTTCTCGGCGCAATTGTCGCCCGTAAAGGAACGCGTTACACTGAGCTGCCAATAGAGATAAGGGAAAGAAAAAGAGGAAAGAGCAATTATAAAATCAGCAAGGTCTTTTTGGTAATCCTTGACCTCTTGTTTTTAAAATTCTTTATCTCCTACATTAACAAACCTTTCAGAATATTCGGCCTCATTGGGCTGATCAATTTTCTGATCGGAATTACGCTTACAACTGGGTTTACAGTTGGCTCATTGTTTTTCCAACTGAATATAAAAGAGCATTACCTGGCAGAATTTCTGTTCAGTGTTTTTCTCATGCTTATAGGAACCATGTTCCTGTCAATAGGAATAATTGCTGAAATCGGAGTTTACAATTATTTCCAGAAATCATTTTCTCCTCCTTATAAAGTAAGAGAAGTAATTACGGACGAGAAAATCATTATCCCATTAAAACTAGAAAATCAAAGCTCTGGCCAATTGATGAATGGATAA
- the tnpA gene encoding IS200/IS605 family transposase — MAGTFSQIYIQVVCAVKGRESLIESYWEKELFKYITGIVRNKDQKLLAINGMPDHIHILIGMKPSCCLSDLIREIKKSSSIYIKDKKFSKFKFQWQDGYGAFSYSHSALDNVIGYIANQKEHHKKQTFREEYKALLNKFQIEHKDEYLFEWIE, encoded by the coding sequence ATGGCAGGAACATTTTCTCAGATTTACATACAAGTTGTCTGTGCAGTGAAAGGTAGAGAAAGTTTAATAGAGTCTTACTGGGAAAAGGAATTATTTAAATATATCACAGGCATAGTTAGAAATAAAGATCAAAAATTACTGGCTATAAATGGGATGCCAGACCATATTCATATATTAATAGGAATGAAGCCAAGCTGTTGTTTATCTGATTTGATTAGAGAAATTAAAAAGTCATCCAGCATATACATTAAGGATAAAAAATTTTCAAAGTTTAAGTTCCAGTGGCAGGATGGTTATGGAGCATTTTCATATAGCCATTCTGCATTGGATAATGTAATTGGATACATTGCCAATCAGAAGGAACATCATAAAAAGCAAACATTCAGAGAGGAATACAAAGCTTTATTGAACAAATTTCAAATTGAGCATAAAGACGAGTATTTGTTTGAATGGATAGAATAG